The following are encoded together in the Chaetodon trifascialis isolate fChaTrf1 chromosome 3, fChaTrf1.hap1, whole genome shotgun sequence genome:
- the LOC139329135 gene encoding rootletin isoform X5 has protein sequence MSAAENLDTDSNKLESVIQRLEESVLSEEKRLTVRGPSPDDPPTCLPARVREIVTKNLSDGSAGAMSSVMSLQEENRVLQGELARLEDLLAHSRADRDELAIKYGAISERLEQALRFETGDGDHDSPESRSLAQQNVDLRRRLDEEQAAYKRKLTAYQEGQQRQAQLVQKLQAKVLQYKKRCGDLEQMLQERSSELEKHRLSSHSDTSNGRHQDESSSNLEDALIRLEEEQQRSSSLSAVNAMLREQLEQAGLANEALSQDIRRLTADWTKAREELEQKESDWRREEESFHSYFSSEHSRLLMLWRQVVGFRRHVCEMKSATERDLSDMRNELARASHSAQVSCSGLSATLHSREGGAALALEREKALRVQLEQQLRDRVAEMMSLQTRTDAERSELNFRLSDSVREGERLKGQIEEKEREIVVLMRRLEEQSGNDETDMQVLRSHTETLLDTLRDIAQTMVSDGESSSEADQDNSGAPLLALIHSSSPRRSSSPRRSTSPSRPSPLAPLPDSVLSALRSAVTNKTLQLQDVRGRLISAQSSIQQLRKQLSETDSAKRDAEQRNQALQRERDAAQRERETTQREKDRLKQERDTLASEKASLEKTAQAAQSSNQILQMDCEKLQLTVASTQRERDHEREEKEAAIQERDRARAETQRIQKQWDQSESRASAQRGELSAVRETHQQGEVERQLLEGERTQLSEALARAESGKAELSLLLNKLQSEDAALRDSLAKMGSMNESLAQDKADLNTYLLQLEEEKAVLQAQKREAEQEKLTIRDELVRLEQDRLELDSARMALHHSLQDMELSRVGMEAELQSLRAERLKLQEKVTQLCGEVTSLGSELSLARGEGQRNEVALEEAGRSRAELARDKAALVVQLTASERENTVLSEELAAFRSERESLETSLFEVQQQLVQVESRREQLEAENQNLRVRSETAAAELRRLRSDGENMLAQAEREKQALTQTLNAAQLEAQQALRKAISEHQEEVERLVSEKEVVRHSLLMEHEGALRKLRQEAEDQLLRAEREREELQDELRSLQHERDQSLLQAETEKQQALSLKEAEKTALSDRVSSLQAELSAAALEVERMSREAAHYKEQEQIRVAALTSELLELRSQLEDAAFVHERELQGLRETCTDLHSRADVALKELDQCRASLSANEESRDQLRRDMLDVERRHNQTQEAAENYRREVTELRRSLGDVTKERDTISQSNSQLRETLRSAETERISVKRQCEEKEQRLAVLEENFSSTQKEVTELRSCLREVERSRLEARRELQELRRQLKVLDGEKEQKGREVAELQTRLSLEEQREEERGKEVFTLKHKLTGAETARDSLKKELSMTQKRLVESESGWRGCERELTAQLQEARGCEKKLQDEAKNLALRAQAAQDSAAQSSLQLSEAQGRLAATEAELTRAEAGRRDLEFRLSSIQSALTRTLGIGAGGRGGRGRSPGGNSTSPGSMSRHHSISPLRSSLSPPKGSGAVSPERGDTPLPLPQPELDPDSLRSDLRDFLQELREAQRERDDARCRLGALQRELEELTGERDSAQSRLSQLQHTLLEYQEGKRGLDERLTTTQILLQQQEEAVRRGDRERRALTDRVKDLERALQASEMDKKHAQDQLNKQRATEMRLEAERRRLREALEAAEARATRVELGRRSLEGELQRLKLSLGDRDTENQTSQERYDSLLKQVAEGEARASLLQREVERLSQALLKAQEGESLLREKTSSLKKSLQEATASHGSTQSRLAALQKTLSVAEQDRSLLQERMDDARASLVEGKRNVATLTERVQSLQSELNESELRREQLEAELNNTQEALRQRLASLTEAQRSAQSAQTERAATEERLRALQRAVAMLETEKKDAERQAVRLEKDKNALRNTLDKVERQKLKTEEGSMRLSAEKGRLDRSLNTAEQELQEAQQQILMLQTQLADMEQSHSLCESLARQRDEAQRESERLRTSFRDVERTLGTRERAHRHRVKGLEEQVSTLKEQLQQEMKRRQPSLPPSLLSTGN, from the exons ATGAGCGCTGCAGAAAACTTAGACACCGACTCCAACAAGCTGGAGTCTGTGATACAG aggctggaggagagtgTTTTGTCTGAGGAGAAGAGGCTGACTGTCCGGGGTCCTTCACCAGATGACCCACCTACATGTCTGCCAGCACGAGTTCGAGAGATTGTCACGAAGAACCTCAGCGACGGCT CAGCCGGAGCCATGTCCTCAGTTATGTCCCTCCAGGAGGAGAACCGAGTGCTGCAGGGAGAGCTGGCGAGGCTGGAGGACCTGCTGGCACACAGCCGAGCGGACCGAGACGAGCTCGCCATCAAGTACGGTGCAATCAGTGAGAGG CTGGAGCAGGCGCTGCGTTTTGAGACGGGAGACGGGGACCATGACTCACCAGAGTCACGCAGCCTGGCTCAGCAGAACGTGGATTTACGGCGGCGGCTGGACGAGGAGCAGGCGGCCTACAAGCGTAAACTCACTGCGTACCAGGAGGGTCAGCAGAGGCAGGCGCAGCTGGTGCAGAAGCTGCAGGCcaag GTACTTCAGTACAAAAAGCGGTGCGGGGATCTCGAGCAGATGCTGcaggagaggtcctcagagctggagaaacacCGGCTGAGT AGCCACAGTGACACATCAAATGGTCGCCATCAAGACGAATCAAGCAGCAACCTGGAGGATGCTTTAATCCGTCTGGAGGAAGAACAGCAGAG GAGCAGCAGTTTGTCCGCGGTGAATGCCATGCTGagagagcagctggagcaggccGGTCTGGCCAATGAGGCTCTCAGCCAGGACATCCGCAGGCTCActgctgattggacaaaagCCCGGGAGGAACTGGAACAAAAGGAGTcagactggaggagagaggaagag TCTTTCCACAGTTACTTTAGCAGTGAGCACAGCCGGCTGCTGATGCTGTGGCGGCAAGTGGTCGGCTTTCGGAGGCACGTCTGTGAAATGAAGAGTGCCACTGAGAG GGACTTGTCGGACATGCGTAACGAGCTGGCTCGGGCGTCCCACTCCGCTCAGGTGTCGTGCTCAGGTCTGTCCGCCACGCTGCATAGCCGGGAGGGAGGAGCAGCTCTGGCCCTGGAGCGGGAGAAGGCCCTGCGGGttcagctggagcagcagctgagagacCGAGTGGCAGAGATGATGAGTCTTCAGACCAGGACAGACGCAGAGAGAAGTGAGCTCAACTTCAG GTTGTCAGACTCGGTGCGAGAGGGCGAGAGACTGAAAGGCCAAattgaagagaaagagagagaaattgtCGTATTGATGAGGAGGCTTGAG GAGCAGAGTGGTAATGATGAGACTGACATGCAGGTGTTGAGAAGTCACACTGAGACACTGTTAGACACCCTGCGAGACATCGCTCAG ACGATGGTGTCAGATGGAGAGTCGTCATCAGAGGCAGACCAGGATAATTCTGGGGCTCCCCTGCTGGCCTTAATCCATAGCTCCTCCCCTCgccgctcctcctctcctcgcaGGTCGACCTCCCCCTCTCGGCCCTCCCCATTGGCTCCTCTCCCTGACTCGGTGCTGTCTGCTCTGCGCTCTGCGGTCACAAACAAGACACTCCAGCTGCAG GATGTTCGAGGGCGTCTGATCTCTGCCCAGTCCTCGATACAACAGTTGCGCAAGCAGCTTTCAGAGACTGATTCGGCTAAAAGAGATGCAGAACAGCGAAACCAAGctctacagagagagagggacgctgctcagagagagagggagaccacacagagagaaaaggaccgtctgaagcaggagagagacacactgGCCAG TGAGAAGGCTAGCTTGGAGAAGACTGCGcaggcagcacagagcagcaacCAGATCCTGCAGATGGACTGCGAGAAGCTTCAGCTGACTGTGGCGTCCACTCAGCGGGAGCGAGATCacgagagggaggagaaggaggccgCCATTCAGGAGAGAGACCGGGCGAGGGCAGAGACTCAGAGGAT ACAAAAGCAATGGGATCAGAGTGAGAGTCGGGCCTCTGCTCAGCGTGGAGAGCTGTCTGCAGTGAGGGAGACCCACCAGCAGGGGGAGGTTGAGaggcagctgctggagggagaGCGAACCCAACTCTCTGAAGCACTGGCTCGG GCTGAGAGCGGTAAAGCAgagctctctctgctgctgaacaaGCTGCAGTCTGAGGATGCAGCTCTCAGGGACTCTCTCGCCAAGATGGGAAGCATGAATGAGAGTCTGGCCCAGGACAAAGCTGACCTTAACACCTACCTTCTCCAG ctggaggaagagaaggccGTCCTGCAGGCACAGAAACGGGAGGCGGAACAGGAGAAGTTGACCATCAGAGATGAGCTGGTCCGGTTGGAGCAGGACCGGCTGGAGCTGGACTCGGCCCGCATGGCGCTGCACCATTCACTGCAGGACATGGAGCTAAGCCGGGTGGGGATGGAGGCAGAGCTCCAGAGTCTCAGGGCTGAGAGACTtaagctgcaggagaaagtcACACAG CTTTGTGGTGAGGTGACCTCTCTGGGATCAGAGCTGAGTCTTGCCAGAGGAGAGGGCCAGAGGAACGAGGTGGCCTTAGAGGAAGCCGGCCGCAGTCGGGCGGAACTGGCCCGTGACAAAGCAGCGCTGGTGGTCCAGCTGACGGCgtctgagagagagaacaccGTGCTGTCTGAGGAACTAGCTGCCTTCAG GTCGGAGCGGGAGTCCCTGGAAACCAGTCTTTTcgaagtgcagcagcagcttgttcagGTGGAGTCCCGTagagagcagctggaggccGAGAATCAAAACCTTCGAGTCCGCAGTGAGACTGCAGCGG CTGAACTCAGGCGTCTACGATCAGATGGGGAGAATATGTTGGCCCAggctgagagggagaaacaggCTCTGACTCAGACTCTAAATGCTGCACAGCTGGAGGCTCAGCAGGCTTTACGCAAGGCCATCTCTGAAcatcaggaggaggtggagagactGGTCTCAGAAAAG GAAGTTGTGCGGCACAGCCTGCTTATGGAGCATGAGGGCGCTCTGAGGAAGCTCAGACAGGAGGCGGAGGATCAGCTcctcagagcagagagagaaagagaggagctgcaggatgaaCTGAGGAGTCTCCAGCATGAAAGAGATCAGagtctgctgcaggctgagacTGAGAAACAACAG gCCCTTTCtctgaaggaggcagagaaaacagcatTGTCTGACAGGGTGTCCTCCCTGCAGGctgagctgtcagctgcagctctggaggTTGAGCGGATGTCGAGAGAAGCAGCCCATTACAAAGAACAGGAGCAG ATCAGAGTTGCGGCTCTGACCAgcgagctgctggagcttcgcTCTCAGCTGGAGGATGCAGCTTTTGTTCATGAAAGGGAACTCCAGGGTCTACGAGAGACTTGTACTGATCTTCATTCACGCGCTGACGTTGCTCTCAAAGAG CTGGACCAGTGCAGAGCGTCTCTCTCAGCTAACGAGGAGAGCCGAGACCAGCTGAGGCGGGACATGTTGGACGTTGAGCGGCGTCACAACCAAActcaggaagcagcagagaactACAGAAGAGAAGTGACAGAGCTGCGACGCAGCCTCGGTGATGTGACCAAGGAGAGGGACACCATCAGCCAGTCAAACAGTCAGCTGAGAGAAACTCTACGAagtgcagaaacagagagaatcAG tgtgaaacgacagtgtgaggagaaggagcagaggctggccgTGCTGGAGGAGAACTTTTCATCGACTCAAAAGGAGGTGACGGAGCTGCGCAGCTGCCTCAGAGAAGTTGAAAGATCACGACTTGAAGCCAGACGAGAACTCCAGGAGCTCCGCAGACAG CTGAAGGTTctggatggagagaaggagcagaaagggagggaggtggcagagctgcagactcGTCTGTCGCTGGAggagcaaagagaggaggagagagggaaagaggttTTCACCCTCAAACACAAGTTAACTGGAGCTGAAACAGCTCGAGACTCCCTCAAGAAagag CTTTCTATGACTCAGAAGCGCCTGGTGGAGTCTGAGTCGGGCTGGCGGGGCTGCGAGAGAGAGCTGACCGCTCAGCTGCAGGAGGCGCGTGGCTGCGAGAAGAAGCTGCAGGATGAAGCCAAGAACCTGGCCCTGCGCGCTCAGGCCGCTCAGGACTCTGCTGCTCAGTCCAGCCTGCAGCTGAGCGAGGCCCAGGGCCGACTGGCCGCTACAGAGGCCGAGCTGACCAGGGCCGAGGCCGGGAGGAGGGACCTGGAGTTTCGCCTGAGCAGCATTCAGTCGGCGCTGACGCGAACTCTGGGCATCGGggcaggaggcagaggaggccgAGGGAGGAGCCCAGGGGGGAACTCCACATCACCAGGCAGTATGTCACGCCACCACAGCATCTCACCCCTGCGCTCCTCGCTGTCGCCCCCTAAAG GCTCAGGGGCCGTGTCTCCTGAGAGAGGGGATACGCCGTTGCCTCTCCCTCAGCCAGAGCTGGACCCCGACTCACTGCGAAGTGATCTGAGAGACTTCCTCCAGGAGCTGCGTGAGGCACAGAGAGAGCGG GATGATGCCAGATGCCGACTGGGGGCCCTACAgcgggagctggaggagctgacgGGGGAACGAGACTCTGCTCAGAGTCGCCTCTCTCAGCTTCAACACACCTTACTGGAATACCAAGAAg GGAAACGTGGACTGGACGAGCGTCTGACCACCACTCAGATTTTGCTCCAGCAACAGGAGGAGGcggtgaggagaggagacagagagaggagggctcTCACCGATAGGGTGAAGGATTTAGAGCGGGCACTGCAGGCCTCTGAGATGGATAAAAAACAcgcacag GACCAGTTAAATAAGCAGCGTGCTACTGAGATGCgtctggaggcagagaggaggcgtCTGCGGGAGGCGCTGGAGGCAGCTGAAGCCCGGGCCACcagggtggagctggggaggCGCAGTCTGGAGGGGGAGCTGCAGAGACTTAAACTGAGTTTGGGAGACCGGGACACGGAGAACCAGACCTCCCAGGAGCGCTATGACTCTCTGCTGAAGCAG GTGGCTGAAGGAGAGGCCCGTGCGTCTCTGCTccagagagaggtggagaggctgAGCCAGGCTCTGCTCAAAGCCCAGGAAGGTGAATCTTTACTCAGGGAGAAGACTTCTTCCCTCAAGAAGAGCCTCCAGGAGGCAACGGCTTCTCATGGCAGCACACAGAGTCGCCTGGCCGCTCTGCAGAAGACTCTGAGTGTGGCCGAACAGGACAGAAGCCTCCTGCAG GAACGAATGGACGATGCCCGGGCGTCATTAGTGGAGGGGAAGAGGAATGTGGCCACCCTGACTGAGCGCGTGCAAAGCCTGCAGAGTGAGCTGAATGAGAGCGAACTGAGACGAGAGCAACTGGAGGCTGAGCTCAACAATACTCAAGAG GCTCTGCGTCAGCGCTTGGCCAGTCTTACAGAAGCTCAGCGCAGCGCCCAGTCAGCTCAGACAGAGCGGGCCGCCACAGAGGAGCGACTGCGTGCGCTGCAACGAGCTGTCGCCATGCTGGAGACTGAGAAAAAAGATGCTGAGAGGCAGGCTGTGAGGCTGGAGAAGGACAAGAATGCACTGAGGAATACACTGGACAAG GTTGAACGTCAGAAGCTGAAGACGGAGGAAGGCAGCATGCGACTGTCTGCAGAGAAAGGCCGCTTGGATCGCTCTCTAAACACGGCTGaacaggagctgcaggaagcACAGCAACAGATACtgatgctgcag ACTCAGCTGGCCGACATGGAGCAGTCACACAGTCTGTGTGAGAGTCTGGCGAGGCAGCGCGACGAGGCCCAGCGGGAGTCAGAGAGACTGAGGACCAGCTTCAGGGACGTAGAGCGAACGCTGGGCACCAGAGAGCGAGCTCACCGGCACAGAGTCAAAGGCCTGGAGGAGCAG GTGTCCACCCTGAAGGAGCAGCTGCAACAAGAGATGAAACGGCGGCAACCATCTCTTCCACCCTCCTTATTGTCGACAGGAAACTGA